The following coding sequences are from one Macaca mulatta isolate MMU2019108-1 chromosome 7, T2T-MMU8v2.0, whole genome shotgun sequence window:
- the PARP2 gene encoding poly [ADP-ribose] polymerase 2 isoform X2, producing MLNQTNLQFNNNKYYLIQLLEDDAQRNFSVWMRWGRVGKMGQHSLVACSGNLNKAKEIFEKKFLDKTKNNWEDREKFEKVPGKYDMLQMDYATNTQDEEETKKEESLKSPLKPESQLDLRVQELIKLICNVQAMEEMMMEMKYNTKKAPLGKLTVAQIKAGYQSLKKIEDCIRAGQHGRPLMEACNEFYTRIPHDFGLRTPPLIRTQKELSEKIQLLEALGDIEIAIKLVKTELQSPEHPLDQHYRNLHCALRPLDHESYEFKVISQYLQSTHAPTHSDYTMTLLDLFEVEKEGEKEAFREDLHNRMLLWHGSRLSNWVGILSHGLRIAPPEAPITGYMFGKGIYFADMSSKSANYCFASHLKNIGLLLLSEVALGQCNELLEANPKAEGLLQGKHSTKGLGKMAPSSAHFVTLNGSTVPLGPASDTGILNPDGYTLNYNEYIVYNPNQVRMRYLLKVQFNFLQLW from the exons ATGCTAAATCAG ACCAATCTCCAGTTCAACAACAACAAGTACTATCTGATTCAGCTATTAGAAGATGATGCCCAGAGGAACTTCAGTGTTTGGATGAGATGGGGCCGAG TTGGGAAAATGGGACAGCACAGCCTGGTGGCTTGTTCAGGCAATCTCAACAAGGCCAAGGAAATCTTTGAGAAGAA ATTCcttgacaaaacaaaaaacaattggGAAGATCGAGAAAAGTTTGAGAAGGTGCCTGGAAAATATGATATGCTACAGATGGACTATGCCACCAATACTCAG gatgaagaggaaacaaagaaagaggaaTCTCTTAAATCTCCCTTGAAGCCAGAGTCACAGCTAGATCTTCGGGTACAGGAGTTAATAAAGTTAATCTGTAATGTTCAGGCCATGGAAGAAATGATGATGGAAATGAAGTATAATACCAAGAAAGCCCCACTTG ggaagctgacagtggCACAAATCAAGGCAGGTTACCAGTCTCTTAAGAAGATTGAGGATTGTATTCGGGCTGGCCAGCATGGACGACCTCTCATGGAAGCATGCAATGAATTCTACACCAGGATTCCGCATGACTTTGG ACTCCGTACTCCTCCACTAATCCGGACACAGAAGGAACTGTCAGAAAAAATACAATTACTAGAG GCTTTGGGAGACATTGAAATTGCTATTAAGCTGGTGAAAACAGAGCTACAAAGCCCAGAACACCCATTGGACCAACACTATAGAAACCTACATTGTGCCTTGCGCCCTCTTGACCATGAAAGTTATGAGTTCAAA GTTATTTCCCAGTACCTACAATCTACCCATGCTCCCACACACAGCGACTATACCATGACCTTGCTGGATTTGTTTGAAGTAGAGAAGGAGGGTGAGAAAGAAGCCTTCAGAGAGGACCTTCATAACAG GATGCTTCTATGGCATGGTTCCAGGCTGAGTAACTGGGTGGGAATCTTGAGCCATGGGCTTCGAATTGCCCCACCTGAAGCTCCCATCACAGGTTACATG tTTGGGAAAGGAATCTACTTTGCTGACATGTCTTCCAAGAGTGCCAATTACTGCTTTGCCTCTCACCTAAAGAATATAGGACTGCTGCTCTTATCAGAG GTAGCTCTAGGTCAGTGTAATGAACTACTAGAGGCCAATCCTAAGGCCGAAGGATTGCTTCAAGGTAAACACAGCACCAAAGGGCTGGGCAAGATGGCTCCCAGTTCTGCCCACTTCGTCACCCT GAATGGGAGTACAGTGCCATTAGGACCAGCAAGTGACACAGGAATTCTGAATCCAGATGGTTATACCCTCAACTACAATGAATATATTGTCTATAACCCCAACCAGGTCCGTATGCGGTACCTGTTAAAGGTTCAGTTTAATTTCCTGCAGCTGTGGTGA
- the CCNB1IP1 gene encoding E3 ubiquitin-protein ligase CCNB1IP1 isoform X3 gives MALWNQFAKMTLFSFWRPHYPIMSLCEDMLLCNYRKCRIKLSGYAWVTACSHIFCDQHGSGEFSRSPAICPACNSTLSGKLDIVRTELSPSEEYKAMVLAGLRPEIVLDISSRALAFWTYQVHQERLYQEYNFSKAEGHLKQMEKIYTQQIQSKDVELTSMKGEVTSMKKVLEEYKKKFSDISEKLMERNRQYQKLQGLYDSLRLRNITIANHEGTLEPSMIAQSGVLGFPLGNNSRFPLDNTPVRNRGDGDGDFQFKPFFVGSPTAPEPSNSFFSFASPSRELEQQQVSSRAFKVKRI, from the exons ATGGCTTTATGGAatcaatttgcaaaaat GACTCTCTTCAGCTTCTGGAGACCTCACTATCCTATTATGTCTTTGTGTGAAGACATGCTGCTTTGTAATTATCGAAAGTGTCGCATCAAACTCTCTGGCTATGCATGGGTCACTGCCTGCTCTCACATCTTCTGTGATCAGCATGGCAGTGGTGAGTTTAGTCGCTCACCAGCTATCTGTCCTGCCTGCAACAGTACCCTTTCTGGAAAGCTAGATATTGTCCGCACAGAACTCAGTCCATCAGAGGAATATAAAGCTATGGTATTGGCAGGACTGCGACCAGAGATCGTGTTGGACATTAGCTCCCGAGCACTGGCCTTCTGGACATATCAG GTACATCAGGAACGTCTTTATCAAGAATACAATTTCAGCAAGGCTGAGGGCCATCTGAAACAGATGGAGAAGATATATACTCAGCAAATACAAAGCAAGGATGTAGAATTGACCTCTATGAAAGGGGAGGTCACCTCCATGAAGAAAGTACTAGAAGAATACAAGAAAAAGTTCAGTGACATCTCTGAGAAACTTATGGAGCGCAATCGTCAGTATCAAAAGCTCCAAGGCCTCTATGATAGCCTTAGGTTACGAAACATCACTATTGCTAACCATGAAGGCACCCTTGAACCATCCATGATTGCACAGTCTGGTGTTCTTGGCTTCCCCTTAG GTAACAACTCCAGGTTTCCTTTGGATAATACACCTGTTCGAAATCGGGGCGATGGAGATGGAGATTTTCAGTTCAAACCATTTTTTGTGGGTTCTCCCACAGCACCTGAACCCAGCAACAGCTTTTTTAGTTTTGCCTCTCCAAGTCGTGAATTAGAGCAGCAGCAAGTTTCTAGCAGGGCCTTCAAAGTAAAAAGAATTTGA
- the CCNB1IP1 gene encoding E3 ubiquitin-protein ligase CCNB1IP1 isoform X1, translated as MESICKNKAGAARRTSTGPGRSQDASGQPYARALWCSSLEHSRRESWNLRLWSCGGNGVFPRFFFQPQIKTLFSFWRPHYPIMSLCEDMLLCNYRKCRIKLSGYAWVTACSHIFCDQHGSGEFSRSPAICPACNSTLSGKLDIVRTELSPSEEYKAMVLAGLRPEIVLDISSRALAFWTYQVHQERLYQEYNFSKAEGHLKQMEKIYTQQIQSKDVELTSMKGEVTSMKKVLEEYKKKFSDISEKLMERNRQYQKLQGLYDSLRLRNITIANHEGTLEPSMIAQSGVLGFPLGNNSRFPLDNTPVRNRGDGDGDFQFKPFFVGSPTAPEPSNSFFSFASPSRELEQQQVSSRAFKVKRI; from the exons ATGGAatcaatttgcaaaaat AAAGCCGGAGCTGCCCGCCGCACCTCCACAGGGCCTGGCAGGTCCCAGGATGCTTCGGGGCAACCCTACGCACGCGCGCTCTGGTGTAGTTCCCTGGAGCACTCGCGCAGAGAATCCTGGAATCTTCGCTTGTGGAGCTGTGGAGGCAACGGAGTTTTTCCGCGCTTTTTCTTTCAGCCTCAGATTAA GACTCTCTTCAGCTTCTGGAGACCTCACTATCCTATTATGTCTTTGTGTGAAGACATGCTGCTTTGTAATTATCGAAAGTGTCGCATCAAACTCTCTGGCTATGCATGGGTCACTGCCTGCTCTCACATCTTCTGTGATCAGCATGGCAGTGGTGAGTTTAGTCGCTCACCAGCTATCTGTCCTGCCTGCAACAGTACCCTTTCTGGAAAGCTAGATATTGTCCGCACAGAACTCAGTCCATCAGAGGAATATAAAGCTATGGTATTGGCAGGACTGCGACCAGAGATCGTGTTGGACATTAGCTCCCGAGCACTGGCCTTCTGGACATATCAG GTACATCAGGAACGTCTTTATCAAGAATACAATTTCAGCAAGGCTGAGGGCCATCTGAAACAGATGGAGAAGATATATACTCAGCAAATACAAAGCAAGGATGTAGAATTGACCTCTATGAAAGGGGAGGTCACCTCCATGAAGAAAGTACTAGAAGAATACAAGAAAAAGTTCAGTGACATCTCTGAGAAACTTATGGAGCGCAATCGTCAGTATCAAAAGCTCCAAGGCCTCTATGATAGCCTTAGGTTACGAAACATCACTATTGCTAACCATGAAGGCACCCTTGAACCATCCATGATTGCACAGTCTGGTGTTCTTGGCTTCCCCTTAG GTAACAACTCCAGGTTTCCTTTGGATAATACACCTGTTCGAAATCGGGGCGATGGAGATGGAGATTTTCAGTTCAAACCATTTTTTGTGGGTTCTCCCACAGCACCTGAACCCAGCAACAGCTTTTTTAGTTTTGCCTCTCCAAGTCGTGAATTAGAGCAGCAGCAAGTTTCTAGCAGGGCCTTCAAAGTAAAAAGAATTTGA
- the CCNB1IP1 gene encoding E3 ubiquitin-protein ligase CCNB1IP1 isoform X2 — protein MKAGAARRTSTGPGRSQDASGQPYARALWCSSLEHSRRESWNLRLWSCGGNGVFPRFFFQPQIKTLFSFWRPHYPIMSLCEDMLLCNYRKCRIKLSGYAWVTACSHIFCDQHGSGEFSRSPAICPACNSTLSGKLDIVRTELSPSEEYKAMVLAGLRPEIVLDISSRALAFWTYQVHQERLYQEYNFSKAEGHLKQMEKIYTQQIQSKDVELTSMKGEVTSMKKVLEEYKKKFSDISEKLMERNRQYQKLQGLYDSLRLRNITIANHEGTLEPSMIAQSGVLGFPLGNNSRFPLDNTPVRNRGDGDGDFQFKPFFVGSPTAPEPSNSFFSFASPSRELEQQQVSSRAFKVKRI, from the exons atg AAAGCCGGAGCTGCCCGCCGCACCTCCACAGGGCCTGGCAGGTCCCAGGATGCTTCGGGGCAACCCTACGCACGCGCGCTCTGGTGTAGTTCCCTGGAGCACTCGCGCAGAGAATCCTGGAATCTTCGCTTGTGGAGCTGTGGAGGCAACGGAGTTTTTCCGCGCTTTTTCTTTCAGCCTCAGATTAA GACTCTCTTCAGCTTCTGGAGACCTCACTATCCTATTATGTCTTTGTGTGAAGACATGCTGCTTTGTAATTATCGAAAGTGTCGCATCAAACTCTCTGGCTATGCATGGGTCACTGCCTGCTCTCACATCTTCTGTGATCAGCATGGCAGTGGTGAGTTTAGTCGCTCACCAGCTATCTGTCCTGCCTGCAACAGTACCCTTTCTGGAAAGCTAGATATTGTCCGCACAGAACTCAGTCCATCAGAGGAATATAAAGCTATGGTATTGGCAGGACTGCGACCAGAGATCGTGTTGGACATTAGCTCCCGAGCACTGGCCTTCTGGACATATCAG GTACATCAGGAACGTCTTTATCAAGAATACAATTTCAGCAAGGCTGAGGGCCATCTGAAACAGATGGAGAAGATATATACTCAGCAAATACAAAGCAAGGATGTAGAATTGACCTCTATGAAAGGGGAGGTCACCTCCATGAAGAAAGTACTAGAAGAATACAAGAAAAAGTTCAGTGACATCTCTGAGAAACTTATGGAGCGCAATCGTCAGTATCAAAAGCTCCAAGGCCTCTATGATAGCCTTAGGTTACGAAACATCACTATTGCTAACCATGAAGGCACCCTTGAACCATCCATGATTGCACAGTCTGGTGTTCTTGGCTTCCCCTTAG GTAACAACTCCAGGTTTCCTTTGGATAATACACCTGTTCGAAATCGGGGCGATGGAGATGGAGATTTTCAGTTCAAACCATTTTTTGTGGGTTCTCCCACAGCACCTGAACCCAGCAACAGCTTTTTTAGTTTTGCCTCTCCAAGTCGTGAATTAGAGCAGCAGCAAGTTTCTAGCAGGGCCTTCAAAGTAAAAAGAATTTGA
- the PARP2 gene encoding poly [ADP-ribose] polymerase 2 isoform X1 — protein MAARRRRSTRGGRARALNESKRVNNGNTAPEDSSPAKKTRRCQRQGSKKMPVTGGNANEDRTEDKQDGTPGRSWASKRVSESVKALLLKGKVPVDPECTAKVGKAHVYCEGSNVYDVMLNQTNLQFNNNKYYLIQLLEDDAQRNFSVWMRWGRVGKMGQHSLVACSGNLNKAKEIFEKKFLDKTKNNWEDREKFEKVPGKYDMLQMDYATNTQDEEETKKEESLKSPLKPESQLDLRVQELIKLICNVQAMEEMMMEMKYNTKKAPLGKLTVAQIKAGYQSLKKIEDCIRAGQHGRPLMEACNEFYTRIPHDFGLRTPPLIRTQKELSEKIQLLEALGDIEIAIKLVKTELQSPEHPLDQHYRNLHCALRPLDHESYEFKVISQYLQSTHAPTHSDYTMTLLDLFEVEKEGEKEAFREDLHNRMLLWHGSRLSNWVGILSHGLRIAPPEAPITGYMFGKGIYFADMSSKSANYCFASHLKNIGLLLLSEVALGQCNELLEANPKAEGLLQGKHSTKGLGKMAPSSAHFVTLNGSTVPLGPASDTGILNPDGYTLNYNEYIVYNPNQVRMRYLLKVQFNFLQLW, from the exons ATGGCGGCGCGGCGACGACGGAGCACCCGCGGAGGCAGAGCGAGAG CattaaatgaaagcaaaagagTTAATAATGGCAACACGGCTCCAGAAGACTCTTCCCCTGCCAAGAAAACTCGCAGATGCCAGAGACAGGGGTCGAAAAAGATGCCTGTGACTGGAGGAAATGCTAATGAGGACAGGACAGAAGACAAGCAAGATGGTACGCCAGGGAGGTCATGGGCCAGCAAGAGGGTTTCTG AATCTGTGAAGGCCTTGCTGTTAAAGGGCAAAGTTCCTGTGGACCCAGAATGTACAGCCAAGGTGGGGAAG gCTCATGTGTATTGTGAAGGAAGTAATGTCTATGATGTCATGCTAAATCAG ACCAATCTCCAGTTCAACAACAACAAGTACTATCTGATTCAGCTATTAGAAGATGATGCCCAGAGGAACTTCAGTGTTTGGATGAGATGGGGCCGAG TTGGGAAAATGGGACAGCACAGCCTGGTGGCTTGTTCAGGCAATCTCAACAAGGCCAAGGAAATCTTTGAGAAGAA ATTCcttgacaaaacaaaaaacaattggGAAGATCGAGAAAAGTTTGAGAAGGTGCCTGGAAAATATGATATGCTACAGATGGACTATGCCACCAATACTCAG gatgaagaggaaacaaagaaagaggaaTCTCTTAAATCTCCCTTGAAGCCAGAGTCACAGCTAGATCTTCGGGTACAGGAGTTAATAAAGTTAATCTGTAATGTTCAGGCCATGGAAGAAATGATGATGGAAATGAAGTATAATACCAAGAAAGCCCCACTTG ggaagctgacagtggCACAAATCAAGGCAGGTTACCAGTCTCTTAAGAAGATTGAGGATTGTATTCGGGCTGGCCAGCATGGACGACCTCTCATGGAAGCATGCAATGAATTCTACACCAGGATTCCGCATGACTTTGG ACTCCGTACTCCTCCACTAATCCGGACACAGAAGGAACTGTCAGAAAAAATACAATTACTAGAG GCTTTGGGAGACATTGAAATTGCTATTAAGCTGGTGAAAACAGAGCTACAAAGCCCAGAACACCCATTGGACCAACACTATAGAAACCTACATTGTGCCTTGCGCCCTCTTGACCATGAAAGTTATGAGTTCAAA GTTATTTCCCAGTACCTACAATCTACCCATGCTCCCACACACAGCGACTATACCATGACCTTGCTGGATTTGTTTGAAGTAGAGAAGGAGGGTGAGAAAGAAGCCTTCAGAGAGGACCTTCATAACAG GATGCTTCTATGGCATGGTTCCAGGCTGAGTAACTGGGTGGGAATCTTGAGCCATGGGCTTCGAATTGCCCCACCTGAAGCTCCCATCACAGGTTACATG tTTGGGAAAGGAATCTACTTTGCTGACATGTCTTCCAAGAGTGCCAATTACTGCTTTGCCTCTCACCTAAAGAATATAGGACTGCTGCTCTTATCAGAG GTAGCTCTAGGTCAGTGTAATGAACTACTAGAGGCCAATCCTAAGGCCGAAGGATTGCTTCAAGGTAAACACAGCACCAAAGGGCTGGGCAAGATGGCTCCCAGTTCTGCCCACTTCGTCACCCT GAATGGGAGTACAGTGCCATTAGGACCAGCAAGTGACACAGGAATTCTGAATCCAGATGGTTATACCCTCAACTACAATGAATATATTGTCTATAACCCCAACCAGGTCCGTATGCGGTACCTGTTAAAGGTTCAGTTTAATTTCCTGCAGCTGTGGTGA
- the PARP2 gene encoding poly [ADP-ribose] polymerase 2: MAARRRRSTRGGRARALNESKRVNNGNTAPEDSSPAKKTRRCQRQGSKKMPVTGGNANEDRTEDKQDESVKALLLKGKVPVDPECTAKVGKAHVYCEGSNVYDVMLNQTNLQFNNNKYYLIQLLEDDAQRNFSVWMRWGRVGKMGQHSLVACSGNLNKAKEIFEKKFLDKTKNNWEDREKFEKVPGKYDMLQMDYATNTQDEEETKKEESLKSPLKPESQLDLRVQELIKLICNVQAMEEMMMEMKYNTKKAPLGKLTVAQIKAGYQSLKKIEDCIRAGQHGRPLMEACNEFYTRIPHDFGLRTPPLIRTQKELSEKIQLLEALGDIEIAIKLVKTELQSPEHPLDQHYRNLHCALRPLDHESYEFKVISQYLQSTHAPTHSDYTMTLLDLFEVEKEGEKEAFREDLHNRMLLWHGSRLSNWVGILSHGLRIAPPEAPITGYMFGKGIYFADMSSKSANYCFASHLKNIGLLLLSEVALGQCNELLEANPKAEGLLQGKHSTKGLGKMAPSSAHFVTLNGSTVPLGPASDTGILNPDGYTLNYNEYIVYNPNQVRMRYLLKVQFNFLQLW, encoded by the exons ATGGCGGCGCGGCGACGACGGAGCACCCGCGGAGGCAGAGCGAGAG CattaaatgaaagcaaaagagTTAATAATGGCAACACGGCTCCAGAAGACTCTTCCCCTGCCAAGAAAACTCGCAGATGCCAGAGACAGGGGTCGAAAAAGATGCCTGTGACTGGAGGAAATGCTAATGAGGACAGGACAGAAGACAAGCAAGATG AATCTGTGAAGGCCTTGCTGTTAAAGGGCAAAGTTCCTGTGGACCCAGAATGTACAGCCAAGGTGGGGAAG gCTCATGTGTATTGTGAAGGAAGTAATGTCTATGATGTCATGCTAAATCAG ACCAATCTCCAGTTCAACAACAACAAGTACTATCTGATTCAGCTATTAGAAGATGATGCCCAGAGGAACTTCAGTGTTTGGATGAGATGGGGCCGAG TTGGGAAAATGGGACAGCACAGCCTGGTGGCTTGTTCAGGCAATCTCAACAAGGCCAAGGAAATCTTTGAGAAGAA ATTCcttgacaaaacaaaaaacaattggGAAGATCGAGAAAAGTTTGAGAAGGTGCCTGGAAAATATGATATGCTACAGATGGACTATGCCACCAATACTCAG gatgaagaggaaacaaagaaagaggaaTCTCTTAAATCTCCCTTGAAGCCAGAGTCACAGCTAGATCTTCGGGTACAGGAGTTAATAAAGTTAATCTGTAATGTTCAGGCCATGGAAGAAATGATGATGGAAATGAAGTATAATACCAAGAAAGCCCCACTTG ggaagctgacagtggCACAAATCAAGGCAGGTTACCAGTCTCTTAAGAAGATTGAGGATTGTATTCGGGCTGGCCAGCATGGACGACCTCTCATGGAAGCATGCAATGAATTCTACACCAGGATTCCGCATGACTTTGG ACTCCGTACTCCTCCACTAATCCGGACACAGAAGGAACTGTCAGAAAAAATACAATTACTAGAG GCTTTGGGAGACATTGAAATTGCTATTAAGCTGGTGAAAACAGAGCTACAAAGCCCAGAACACCCATTGGACCAACACTATAGAAACCTACATTGTGCCTTGCGCCCTCTTGACCATGAAAGTTATGAGTTCAAA GTTATTTCCCAGTACCTACAATCTACCCATGCTCCCACACACAGCGACTATACCATGACCTTGCTGGATTTGTTTGAAGTAGAGAAGGAGGGTGAGAAAGAAGCCTTCAGAGAGGACCTTCATAACAG GATGCTTCTATGGCATGGTTCCAGGCTGAGTAACTGGGTGGGAATCTTGAGCCATGGGCTTCGAATTGCCCCACCTGAAGCTCCCATCACAGGTTACATG tTTGGGAAAGGAATCTACTTTGCTGACATGTCTTCCAAGAGTGCCAATTACTGCTTTGCCTCTCACCTAAAGAATATAGGACTGCTGCTCTTATCAGAG GTAGCTCTAGGTCAGTGTAATGAACTACTAGAGGCCAATCCTAAGGCCGAAGGATTGCTTCAAGGTAAACACAGCACCAAAGGGCTGGGCAAGATGGCTCCCAGTTCTGCCCACTTCGTCACCCT GAATGGGAGTACAGTGCCATTAGGACCAGCAAGTGACACAGGAATTCTGAATCCAGATGGTTATACCCTCAACTACAATGAATATATTGTCTATAACCCCAACCAGGTCCGTATGCGGTACCTGTTAAAGGTTCAGTTTAATTTCCTGCAGCTGTGGTGA
- the CCNB1IP1 gene encoding E3 ubiquitin-protein ligase CCNB1IP1 isoform X4, with product MSLCEDMLLCNYRKCRIKLSGYAWVTACSHIFCDQHGSGEFSRSPAICPACNSTLSGKLDIVRTELSPSEEYKAMVLAGLRPEIVLDISSRALAFWTYQVHQERLYQEYNFSKAEGHLKQMEKIYTQQIQSKDVELTSMKGEVTSMKKVLEEYKKKFSDISEKLMERNRQYQKLQGLYDSLRLRNITIANHEGTLEPSMIAQSGVLGFPLGNNSRFPLDNTPVRNRGDGDGDFQFKPFFVGSPTAPEPSNSFFSFASPSRELEQQQVSSRAFKVKRI from the exons ATGTCTTTGTGTGAAGACATGCTGCTTTGTAATTATCGAAAGTGTCGCATCAAACTCTCTGGCTATGCATGGGTCACTGCCTGCTCTCACATCTTCTGTGATCAGCATGGCAGTGGTGAGTTTAGTCGCTCACCAGCTATCTGTCCTGCCTGCAACAGTACCCTTTCTGGAAAGCTAGATATTGTCCGCACAGAACTCAGTCCATCAGAGGAATATAAAGCTATGGTATTGGCAGGACTGCGACCAGAGATCGTGTTGGACATTAGCTCCCGAGCACTGGCCTTCTGGACATATCAG GTACATCAGGAACGTCTTTATCAAGAATACAATTTCAGCAAGGCTGAGGGCCATCTGAAACAGATGGAGAAGATATATACTCAGCAAATACAAAGCAAGGATGTAGAATTGACCTCTATGAAAGGGGAGGTCACCTCCATGAAGAAAGTACTAGAAGAATACAAGAAAAAGTTCAGTGACATCTCTGAGAAACTTATGGAGCGCAATCGTCAGTATCAAAAGCTCCAAGGCCTCTATGATAGCCTTAGGTTACGAAACATCACTATTGCTAACCATGAAGGCACCCTTGAACCATCCATGATTGCACAGTCTGGTGTTCTTGGCTTCCCCTTAG GTAACAACTCCAGGTTTCCTTTGGATAATACACCTGTTCGAAATCGGGGCGATGGAGATGGAGATTTTCAGTTCAAACCATTTTTTGTGGGTTCTCCCACAGCACCTGAACCCAGCAACAGCTTTTTTAGTTTTGCCTCTCCAAGTCGTGAATTAGAGCAGCAGCAAGTTTCTAGCAGGGCCTTCAAAGTAAAAAGAATTTGA